Proteins from one Gossypium raimondii isolate GPD5lz chromosome 8, ASM2569854v1, whole genome shotgun sequence genomic window:
- the LOC105793290 gene encoding uncharacterized protein LOC105793290, with the protein MPYYVKFMKDILSRKGRLGEFERVALTEWCTAMLTNKLHPKLKDLESLTIPCSIGNQYVGNALCDLRESINLLPMSVPKKLGIGEAIPTTVTLQLADRSYAHLEGKIKDVPVRVDKFIFPTNFTVLDCEADKDVFIILGRAFLATGRTMIDFQKGELTIKVNDEQITFHVFQALKCVDGIKECHAVSLLDYVVEVEFGKKIPSKRA; encoded by the coding sequence ATGCCCTACTATGTCAAGTTTATGAAAGACATACTTTCTAGGAAGGGACGATTGGGAGAATTTGAAAGAGTTGCACTCACTGAATGGTGCACTGCTATGCTGACAAATAAATTACAtccaaagttgaaggacctAGAAAGCTTAACAATACCTTGCTCAATTGGTAACCAATATGTTGGGAACGCCCTGTGTGATTTAAGAGAAAGCATAAATCTTCTGCCTATGTCTGTGCCTAAAAAGCTGGGAATTGGTGAAGCAATACCCACCACTGTGACCTTGCAATTAGCAGATCGATCATATGCGCACCTAGAAGGTAAAATTAAGGATGTCCCGGTAAGGgtagataaattcatttttcctaCTAATTTCACTGTGTTAGACTGTGAAGCTGACAAAGATGTGTTTATTATTCTAGGTAGAGCTTTTCTTGCAACAGGTAGGACTATGATTGACTTCCAAAAGGGCGAATTAACTATAAAGGTAAATGATGAACAAATCACTTTTCATGTTTTCCAGGCTCTAAAATGTGTTGATGGTATAAAAGAGTGTCATGCTGTCAGTTTGTTAGACTATGTTGTGGAAGTggaatttgggaaaaaaatacCATCAAAAAGAGCATAG